CGAAAGAGGGAGTTGTTTTGCCACGTTCTCTCTTGTCTCTTTATCAATATTTACAATGTTTATATGTCATGAAAGAAGAAGAGAATGTTATTGGAGTTGCTGGTTTACACGTATTAGGAGAGGATCTTGCAGAAGTACGATCGTTAGTAGTTTCGCATACATATGCAGGAAAAGGGATAGGACGTAAGTTAGTGAATCATGTAATGAATGAGGCGGCAAAGATAAAAGTGAACAGGGTAATCTCTTTAACATATGAAACGGAATTTTTTCAAAAGTGCGGGTTTGATTTTGTGAATAGAGAAGCATTACCAGAAAAAGTGTGGATTGATTGTAGACATTGTCCAAAAGTTGATTATTGTGATGAGGTGGCGATGATACGGTATGTTGGGTGAAATTTTTAGAGAGAAAAAAGGCCCACTATTATTTAAGAAATAGTGGGTATCTATATTTTAGTAAGGAAAGAGATGTTGTTAAGAATTTGAATTCGTTTGTCTCACTGCAAAATTAAAAATGGGATTTTTAAGCTCATAGTTATAAGTAGAACCATCGACAAGTCCTA
This genomic interval from Bacillus cereus contains the following:
- a CDS encoding N-acetyltransferase codes for the protein MKICNAVTSDVKEIYNLIEVYAKEGVVLPRSLLSLYQYLQCLYVMKEEENVIGVAGLHVLGEDLAEVRSLVVSHTYAGKGIGRKLVNHVMNEAAKIKVNRVISLTYETEFFQKCGFDFVNREALPEKVWIDCRHCPKVDYCDEVAMIRYVG